tatatatttttactttataaaatatttttagtcacctactttttggaaagaaatgccattttttaaaatagagtccCTGAAGGCTTGTTTGACTTGCTTATTCCGTAGAGTATAAATGAAAGGGCTCATCAAAGGGATAATGGAAGTGTTGAGAAGGGACACCACCTTATTAATGGCCACACCTTCCTTTGCTGGTTTGATATAGATAAAGATGCAACTCCCATAAGTGATGGAAACTACTATCATATGGGAGgaacaagtagagaaagccttttTTCTTTGCTGAGCCGAAGGGAGTGTTAGAATAGTCTTGATGATGTTCATGTAAGACACAATTACACAGACTAGTGTGAGTATGAGGGTCAGCACTGCTATGATTAAAACAAGTTGCTCTATAAATTGAGTGTCTGAGCATGCAATCTTTAGAAGAGGAGATGCATCACAGCCAAAATGGTCAATGAGATTGGAGTTACAGAAGTCTAGCTGAACTCCCAGGCTAAGTGGTGGGAGTATGACAATTAGCCCAATCAGCCAACAGCAAAGGACCAGAATGGTGCAGACCTTTTCACTCATGATGGTGCTGTAGTGCaggggcttgcagatggccacgtaGCCGTCATAGGACATGGCAGTTAGAAGAAAAAATTCTGTTGCCCCGATGAGGATGACAAAAAATAACTGGATAGCACGAGCATTATAGGTCACTCGTTTGTCTCCAGTTGTCATGCTGTACAGGAATCGAGGAACATAGACAGTTGTGAAGATTATTTCTAAGATGGAGAAATTCC
This window of the Bos taurus isolate L1 Dominette 01449 registration number 42190680 breed Hereford chromosome 5, ARS-UCD2.0, whole genome shotgun sequence genome carries:
- the OR6C281 gene encoding LOW QUALITY PROTEIN: olfactory receptor 6C2 (The sequence of the model RefSeq protein was modified relative to this genomic sequence to represent the inferred CDS: deleted 1 base in 1 codon), which codes for MYLKIVMKNHSAITTFILLGLTDDPRLQVFLSVFLFLTYTSTVAGNLVIILLTLVSSHLKTPMYFFLRNFSILEIIFTTVYVPRFLYSMTTGDKRVTYNARAIQLFFVILIGATEFFLLTAMSYDGYVAICKPLHYSTIMSEKVCTILVLCCWLIGLIVILPPLSLGVQLDFCNSNLIDHFGCDASPLLKIACSDTQFIEQLVLIIAVLTLILTLVCVIVSYMNIIKTILTLPSAQQRKKAFSTCSSHMIVVSITYGSCIFIYIKPAKEGVAINKVVSLLNTSIIPLMSPFIYTLRNKQVKQAFRDSILKMAFL